In Sphingobacterium sp. PCS056, the following proteins share a genomic window:
- a CDS encoding ATP-dependent Clp protease ATP-binding subunit — MEAKFSPRVKDVISYSREEALRLRHDYIGTEHLLLGLIREGDGMAIKILRNIGIDTAALRQSVEEAVKSSAVSRTPIGNMPLTKQAEKVLKITYLEAKIFKSEIIGTEHLLLAILRDEDNIASQILQQYQVSYDIFKAEVEQNKTTIRDEAPGSSTGDDDYPEEEQFIQPKKVSDIKSKTPVLDNFGRDLTKAAEEGRLDPIVGREKEIERVSQILSRRKKNNPLLIGEPGVGKSAIAEGLALRIVQRKVSRVLFNKRVVTLDLASLVAGTKYRGQFEERMKAVMNELEKSPDVILFIDEIHTIVGAGGASGSLDASNMFKPALARGEIQCIGATTLDEYRQYIEKDGALDRRFQRVTIEPATHDETIEILNRIKEKYEEHHNVNYTPEAIEACVSLTTRYITDRFLPDKAIDALDEAGSRVHLTNIHVPQTIIDIEEKIEEIKLEKNRVVRSQKYEEAAKLRDTEKKLLEELDREKIAWEEETKAKRYVVSEDNVAEVVSMMTGIPVQRVSQTDSQKLLNMGELMKNRIIGQDDAVQKLVKAIQRTRAGLKDPKKPIGSFIFLGPTGVGKTELAKELARFMFDSEDALIQIDMSEYMEKFAISRLVGAPPGYVGYEEGGQLTEKVRRKPYAVILLDEIEKAHPDVFNLLLQVLDEGQLTDSLGRKVDFRNTIIIMTSNIGARQLKEFGQGVGFTTAAKTTQTDSHSRSVIETALKRAFAPEFLNRIDDVIVFNSLSKENIFKIIDIELRSLFGRITDLGYTIDLTVAAKEFIAEKGYDTNFGARPLKRAIQKYLEDPIAEEILKGDIKAGDRLKVDLNAETKEIQVVADRSETPIEPADKKEE, encoded by the coding sequence ATGGAAGCAAAATTTTCACCGCGCGTAAAAGATGTCATATCGTACAGTAGAGAAGAGGCTTTGAGGTTGCGTCACGATTATATTGGCACAGAACATTTGTTGTTAGGTTTGATTCGTGAAGGTGATGGCATGGCAATCAAGATCTTGAGAAATATCGGGATTGACACTGCAGCTTTACGACAGTCTGTAGAGGAAGCCGTGAAAAGCTCAGCTGTATCTCGCACCCCTATTGGCAATATGCCACTTACTAAACAAGCAGAAAAAGTACTTAAAATCACATATTTAGAAGCTAAAATTTTTAAAAGTGAAATTATAGGAACGGAGCATTTGCTATTAGCTATATTGAGAGATGAGGATAATATCGCATCTCAAATATTACAGCAATATCAAGTGAGTTATGATATTTTCAAAGCGGAAGTAGAACAGAATAAGACTACAATTCGTGATGAAGCTCCAGGCTCGTCAACTGGTGATGACGATTATCCTGAAGAAGAGCAATTCATCCAGCCTAAAAAGGTTTCTGACATCAAGTCTAAAACTCCGGTTTTGGACAACTTTGGTCGTGACTTAACAAAGGCTGCAGAAGAAGGTCGTCTGGATCCGATAGTGGGTCGTGAAAAAGAAATAGAACGTGTTTCTCAAATCTTATCACGCCGTAAGAAAAACAATCCGTTGTTGATCGGTGAGCCCGGTGTTGGTAAATCTGCTATTGCAGAAGGATTGGCATTGCGTATCGTACAACGTAAGGTATCACGTGTGTTGTTCAACAAACGTGTTGTTACGCTTGACTTAGCCTCTTTAGTGGCGGGTACCAAGTACCGCGGTCAGTTTGAAGAGCGTATGAAAGCTGTGATGAACGAGTTGGAGAAATCTCCAGATGTGATTTTATTCATCGATGAGATTCATACCATTGTAGGTGCTGGTGGAGCTTCGGGTTCATTAGATGCATCTAACATGTTCAAACCTGCATTAGCAAGAGGTGAGATTCAATGTATCGGTGCTACAACATTGGATGAATATCGTCAGTACATTGAAAAAGATGGAGCATTAGACCGTCGTTTTCAACGTGTGACTATCGAACCTGCTACGCATGATGAGACGATTGAGATTTTAAATCGTATTAAAGAAAAGTACGAGGAACACCATAATGTCAACTACACTCCTGAAGCGATTGAAGCTTGTGTAAGCTTAACGACTCGTTATATTACGGACCGTTTCTTACCAGACAAAGCGATTGATGCTTTGGATGAGGCAGGATCGCGTGTGCATTTGACGAACATTCATGTTCCGCAAACGATTATTGATATTGAAGAGAAAATCGAAGAAATCAAATTAGAGAAAAATCGTGTGGTTCGTAGCCAAAAATATGAAGAGGCTGCTAAACTAAGGGATACTGAGAAAAAACTTTTGGAGGAACTTGACCGTGAGAAGATCGCATGGGAAGAAGAAACCAAAGCGAAGCGGTATGTCGTTAGTGAAGATAATGTAGCAGAAGTTGTCTCGATGATGACAGGGATTCCTGTTCAACGTGTTAGCCAAACAGATAGCCAAAAGCTACTGAATATGGGTGAGTTGATGAAAAATAGAATCATCGGACAGGACGACGCGGTGCAAAAGTTAGTAAAAGCTATCCAACGTACTCGTGCGGGTTTAAAAGATCCGAAAAAACCTATTGGTTCATTTATCTTCCTCGGTCCAACAGGTGTTGGTAAAACGGAGTTAGCGAAAGAACTAGCACGTTTTATGTTTGATTCTGAAGATGCATTGATCCAGATCGACATGAGTGAGTACATGGAGAAATTTGCGATATCACGTTTAGTGGGAGCGCCTCCAGGATATGTTGGTTATGAAGAAGGTGGTCAACTGACAGAAAAAGTTCGTCGTAAACCTTATGCGGTCATCTTATTGGATGAGATTGAAAAAGCACATCCTGATGTTTTCAACTTATTGTTGCAGGTATTGGATGAAGGACAATTGACAGATAGCTTAGGTCGTAAAGTTGATTTTAGAAATACGATCATCATTATGACTTCAAATATTGGAGCTCGCCAGTTGAAGGAGTTCGGTCAAGGTGTTGGTTTTACTACTGCGGCAAAAACAACTCAAACAGATTCTCATTCGAGATCGGTTATTGAAACAGCTCTGAAACGTGCCTTTGCTCCTGAGTTCTTAAATCGTATTGATGATGTGATTGTTTTCAATTCATTATCCAAAGAGAATATTTTCAAAATCATTGATATTGAATTGAGATCTCTATTCGGTAGAATTACAGATTTAGGTTATACCATTGATTTGACTGTTGCTGCTAAAGAGTTTATTGCAGAAAAAGGATACGACACTAATTTTGGAGCCCGTCCATTAAAACGAGCAATTCAAAAATATTTAGAAGATCCAATTGCAGAGGAAATCTTAAAAGGCGATATCAAAGCTGGCGATCGTTTAAAAGTTGATTTAAACGCTGAAACAAAAGAAATACAAGTGGTTGCAGACCGATCAGAGACACCGATTGAACCTGCAGACAAGAAAGAAGAATAA